One part of the Pogoniulus pusillus isolate bPogPus1 chromosome 34, bPogPus1.pri, whole genome shotgun sequence genome encodes these proteins:
- the NPBWR1 gene encoding neuropeptides B/W receptor type 1, producing the protein MENSFLLETNSSCADCTTRGDEGLNISSPPLSPSFYAAVPVIYSVICAVGLTGNTAVIYVILKAPKMKTVTNIFILNLAIADELFTLVLPINIADYLLLQWPFGEFMCKLIISIDQYNTFSSIYFLTVMSIDRYLVVVATTKSRKMSYRTYRAAKIVSLCVWSFVTVIILPFTVFAKIHREQGRSQCVYVFPQPESMWWKGSRIYTLILGFAIPVSTICILYTTMLLRLRRVHLDCHAKALDKAKRKVTLMVVVILAVCLFCWTPYHLSTVVALTTDIPQTPLVIGISYFITTLSYANSCFNPFLYAFLDDNFRRSLRKLMDCRTTT; encoded by the coding sequence ATGGAGAACTCCTTCCTCCTTGAGACCAATTcctcctgtgcagactgcacCACGAGGGGGGATGAGGGTCTGAATATATCCAGTCCCCCACTGAGCCCAAGCTTCTATGCCGCAGTGCCTGTCATCTACTCAGTCATCTGTGCCGTGGGGCTGACGGGCAACACCGCTGTCATCTATGTAATCCTCAAAGCCCCCAAGATGAAAACAGTCACCAACATCTTCATCCTCAACCTGGCCATTGCTGATGAGCTCTTTACCTTGGTGCTACCCATCAACATTGCTGACTACTTACTCCTGCAGTGGCCCTTTGGAGAGTTCATGTGCAAACTCATCATCTCCATAGACCAGTACAACACCTTCTCCAGCATCTACTTCCTCACTGTCATGAGCATTGACCGCTATCTGGTTGTGGTGGCCACCACCAAGTCCAGGAAGATGTCATACCGCACCTACCGGGCAGCCAAGATCGTGAGCCTCTGCGTCTGGTCCTTTGTCACTGTCATCATCCTGCCCTTCACTGTCTTTGCCAAGATACACAGGGAGCAGGGGCGCTCCCAGTGTGTCTATGTGTTCCCCCAGCCTGAGAGCATGTGGTGGAAAGGTAGCCGGATCTACACGCTGATCTTGGGCTTTGCCATCCCCGTGTCCACCATCTGCATCCTCTACACCACTATGCTGCTCAGATTGAGGCGTGTGCATCTCGACTGCCATGCAAAAGCCCTGGACAAGGCCAAAAGAAAGGTGACACTGATGGTGGTTGTCATCCTGGCTGTGTGCCTCTTCTGCTGGACACCCTACCACCTTAGCACAGTGGTGGCCCTCACCACAGACATCCCACAAACACCACTTGTCATTGGGATTTCCTACTTCATTACTACCTTGAGTTATGCCAACAGCTGCTTCAACCCTTTCCTGTATGCCTTTCTGGATGACAACTTCCGCAGGAGCTTGCGCAAACTGATGGATTGCAGAACCACCACGTAA